A genomic stretch from Haloferax sp. Atlit-12N includes:
- a CDS encoding helix-turn-helix domain-containing protein has protein sequence MADAPDMGELMETEDPNFGQVLACVFGIQSHESRTYLALLDNPGSTVAELAEVLDRDRSNVNRSLTTLLDKGLTERKRRLLDPGGYVYQYTATPLPEAKEMMHASLDEWAEDVHARIDAFGES, from the coding sequence ATGGCCGACGCACCGGACATGGGCGAACTGATGGAGACCGAGGACCCGAACTTCGGACAGGTCCTCGCGTGCGTCTTCGGTATCCAGAGCCACGAGAGCCGAACGTACCTCGCACTACTCGACAACCCCGGAAGCACCGTCGCCGAACTGGCGGAGGTGCTCGACCGCGACCGAAGCAACGTCAACCGTTCTCTGACGACGCTCCTCGACAAGGGCCTCACCGAGCGCAAGCGCCGCCTGCTCGACCCCGGCGGCTACGTCTACCAGTACACGGCGACCCCGCTCCCCGAGGCCAAGGAGATGATGCACGCCTCCCTCGACGAGTGGGCCGAGGACGTGCACGCCCGCATCGACGCCTTCGGCGAGTCGTAG
- the lpdA gene encoding dihydrolipoyl dehydrogenase, translating into MVVGDIATGTDLLVIGAGPGGYVAAIRAAQKGIDTTLVEKDAYGGTCLNYGCIPSKALITGADLAHEAGNAEEMGIHADPVVDMSQLRDWKSGVVDQLTGGVEKLCKANGVNLVEGTARFKDENAVRIAHGGEGQGSETIEFEHCIIATGSRVIQIPGFDFGDEPVWSSRDALEADTVPERLVVVGGGYIGMELSTTFAKLGADVTVVEMLDDILPGYESDVARVVRKRAEDLGIDMHFGEGASGWRDEDDGIMVTTETEDGEENEYRADKVLVAVGRSPVTDTMDIESAGLEADDRGFLSVDDRRRTDVEHIYAVGDVVEDTPMLAHVASKEGIVAAEHIAGEPVAFDSQAVPAAVFTDPEIGTVGMTEADAEEAGFTPVVGQMPFRASGRALTTNHADGFVRVVADEESGFVLGAQIVGPEASELIAELAFAIEMGATLEDVASTIHTHPTLAEAVMEAAENALGQAIHTLNR; encoded by the coding sequence ATGGTCGTCGGAGACATCGCGACCGGAACCGACCTGCTCGTCATCGGCGCGGGGCCGGGCGGCTACGTCGCCGCCATCCGCGCCGCACAGAAGGGAATCGACACGACGCTCGTCGAGAAAGACGCCTACGGAGGCACCTGCCTCAACTACGGCTGTATCCCCTCGAAGGCGCTTATCACGGGCGCGGACCTCGCCCACGAGGCGGGCAACGCCGAGGAGATGGGCATCCACGCCGACCCCGTCGTCGACATGTCGCAACTGCGCGACTGGAAGAGCGGCGTCGTGGACCAACTCACCGGCGGCGTCGAGAAGCTCTGTAAGGCCAACGGCGTCAACCTCGTCGAGGGGACCGCCCGCTTCAAAGACGAGAACGCCGTCCGCATCGCCCACGGCGGCGAGGGACAGGGCTCGGAGACCATCGAGTTCGAACACTGTATCATCGCCACCGGCTCGCGCGTCATCCAGATTCCCGGCTTCGACTTCGGCGACGAGCCGGTGTGGTCGTCGCGCGACGCCCTCGAAGCCGACACCGTCCCCGAGCGACTGGTCGTCGTCGGCGGCGGCTACATCGGGATGGAGCTGTCCACGACGTTCGCAAAGCTCGGCGCGGACGTGACCGTCGTGGAGATGCTCGACGACATCCTGCCGGGCTACGAGTCCGACGTGGCCCGCGTCGTCCGCAAGCGCGCCGAGGACCTCGGCATCGACATGCACTTCGGCGAGGGAGCCAGCGGCTGGCGCGACGAGGACGACGGCATCATGGTGACCACCGAGACCGAAGACGGCGAGGAAAACGAGTACCGCGCCGACAAGGTGCTCGTCGCCGTCGGGCGCTCGCCCGTCACCGACACGATGGACATCGAGAGCGCCGGTCTCGAAGCCGACGACCGCGGCTTCCTCTCGGTCGACGACCGCCGCCGAACCGACGTAGAGCACATCTACGCCGTCGGCGACGTGGTCGAGGACACGCCGATGCTCGCGCACGTCGCCTCGAAGGAGGGCATCGTCGCCGCCGAGCACATCGCCGGCGAACCGGTCGCCTTCGACAGTCAGGCCGTCCCCGCGGCGGTGTTCACCGACCCCGAAATCGGCACGGTCGGCATGACCGAAGCCGACGCCGAGGAAGCCGGCTTCACGCCCGTCGTCGGGCAGATGCCCTTCCGGGCGTCCGGCCGCGCGCTGACGACGAACCACGCCGACGGCTTCGTCCGCGTCGTCGCCGACGAGGAGTCCGGCTTCGTCCTCGGGGCGCAAATCGTCGGCCCCGAGGCCTCTGAGCTAATCGCCGAACTCGCGTTCGCCATCGAGATGGGCGCGACGCTCGAAGACGTAGCCTCGACCATCCACACCCACCCGACGCTCGCGGAAGCGGTCATGGAGGCCGCCGAGAACGCGCTCGGGCAGGCGATTCACACGCTGAATCGGTAA
- the serA gene encoding phosphoglycerate dehydrogenase, protein MKVLVTDPIADAGLDRLREAGYEVETAYDVEGDALLEAVSDANGLIVRSGTQVTAEVFEAAPDLVIVGRAGIGVDNIDIDAATQHGVIVANAPEGNVRAAAEHTVAMGFAAARSIPQAHARLKDGEWAKSDYLGNEVNGKTLGVVGLGRVGQEVAKKFSSLGMDIVAYDPYIGEERADQLGAELVEFDACLARADFLTVHTPLTPETEGLISTDELETMGSGYLVNCARGGVVDEAALAEAVDAGVIDGAAVDVFADEPVSPDNPLLSVDDVVVTPHLGASTSAAQENVAVSTADQIVAAFRDEPVINALNAPSVDESAFPRIQPYIGLAETAGKIAAQLLDGRLGEVEVTYTGDIAAEDVELVTASALKGVFAPLEWQVNAVNAPQVAKERGIEVVESKSRQSDDFQSLVTVTVRNGDEEMTVSGTLFTGEDPRIVRINGYRLDAIPHGQMLVARNYDKPGVIGFIGTVLGENDVNIAGMFNARRAKAGGEALTVYNLDDDVPDSVREKLLADDRIIDVDLITL, encoded by the coding sequence ATGAAGGTACTCGTCACGGACCCGATCGCCGACGCGGGTCTGGACCGGTTACGCGAGGCCGGTTACGAGGTAGAGACCGCGTACGATGTCGAAGGTGACGCGCTGCTCGAAGCCGTCTCCGACGCGAACGGGCTCATCGTCCGCTCCGGAACGCAGGTGACCGCCGAGGTGTTCGAGGCGGCACCCGACCTCGTCATCGTCGGACGCGCCGGCATCGGCGTCGACAACATCGACATCGACGCCGCGACCCAACACGGTGTCATCGTCGCCAACGCGCCCGAAGGCAACGTCCGCGCCGCCGCCGAGCACACGGTCGCGATGGGCTTCGCCGCCGCGCGCTCGATTCCGCAGGCCCACGCCCGCCTGAAAGACGGCGAGTGGGCCAAGTCCGACTACCTCGGCAACGAGGTCAACGGCAAGACCCTCGGCGTCGTCGGCCTCGGCCGCGTCGGCCAAGAGGTCGCAAAGAAGTTCTCGTCGCTCGGGATGGACATCGTCGCCTACGACCCCTACATCGGCGAGGAGCGCGCCGACCAGCTCGGTGCCGAACTCGTCGAGTTCGACGCCTGTCTCGCCCGCGCCGACTTCCTCACCGTCCACACGCCGCTGACCCCCGAGACCGAGGGGCTCATCTCCACCGACGAACTCGAAACGATGGGCAGCGGCTACCTCGTCAACTGCGCCCGCGGCGGCGTCGTCGACGAGGCCGCCCTCGCCGAGGCCGTCGACGCCGGCGTCATCGACGGGGCCGCAGTCGACGTGTTCGCCGACGAACCCGTCTCGCCCGACAACCCGCTTCTCTCCGTCGACGACGTGGTCGTCACGCCGCACCTCGGCGCGTCCACCTCGGCCGCACAGGAGAACGTCGCCGTCTCGACGGCCGACCAAATCGTCGCCGCGTTCCGCGACGAACCCGTCATCAACGCGCTCAACGCGCCCTCGGTCGACGAGAGCGCCTTCCCGCGCATCCAGCCGTACATCGGCCTCGCCGAGACCGCCGGGAAAATCGCCGCCCAACTGCTGGACGGCCGCCTCGGCGAAGTCGAAGTCACCTACACCGGTGATATCGCGGCCGAGGACGTCGAACTCGTCACGGCCTCCGCACTGAAAGGCGTCTTCGCGCCGCTCGAATGGCAGGTCAACGCCGTCAACGCCCCGCAGGTCGCCAAGGAACGCGGCATCGAGGTCGTCGAGTCGAAGTCCCGCCAGTCGGACGACTTCCAGAGCCTCGTGACCGTCACCGTCCGCAACGGCGACGAGGAGATGACCGTCTCCGGGACGCTGTTCACCGGCGAGGACCCGCGCATCGTCCGCATCAACGGCTACCGTCTCGACGCCATCCCGCACGGCCAGATGCTCGTCGCCCGCAACTACGACAAGCCGGGCGTCATCGGCTTCATCGGGACCGTCCTCGGCGAGAACGACGTGAACATCGCCGGGATGTTCAACGCCCGCCGCGCGAAGGCCGGCGGCGAGGCGCTGACCGTCTACAACCTCGACGATGACGTGCCGGACAGCGTCCGCGAGAAGCTCCTCGCCGACGACCGCATCATCGACGTGGACCTCATCACGCTCTGA
- the thrC gene encoding threonine synthase, which translates to MSLELTAPAPEEPSVADDGTWLECIACGAQFAPFEDVRYTCDDCDGLLEVRYASPPTWDDFEGRGVWRYNAALPFEEGVSLPEGATPLHEVPRLESDVGVETLRVKHEGMNPTGSFKDRGMTVGVRVAKELGVGRLACASTGNTSAALAAYGARGGMETLVLLPAGKVAAGKIAQASLHDARILEVDGNFDSCLDIVQDLAARGEAYLLNSLNPFRLEGQKTIGLEILEEFHEDYGTYPDRIVLPVGNAGNTSALYKAFRELVQSGALDVDDVPKLTGVQAEGAAPMVEAVENGWDDTQRWEDVETRATAIRIGNPVNAPKALPGIRETDGTAVAVSDEEITEAQRDLAAEGVGVEPASAASVAGLRKLRAEGVVSEDEQVVCLTTGHLLKDPDAAFEAGDDPEPVPNDTEAVLEHLAE; encoded by the coding sequence ATGAGCCTCGAACTCACGGCACCCGCCCCCGAGGAGCCATCCGTCGCCGACGACGGCACCTGGCTCGAATGTATCGCGTGCGGCGCGCAGTTCGCGCCGTTCGAGGACGTTCGGTACACCTGCGACGACTGCGACGGCCTCCTCGAAGTGCGCTACGCGTCCCCGCCGACGTGGGACGACTTCGAGGGCCGCGGCGTCTGGCGCTACAACGCCGCGCTCCCCTTCGAGGAGGGCGTCTCGCTCCCCGAGGGTGCGACGCCCCTGCACGAAGTCCCGCGCCTCGAATCCGACGTCGGCGTCGAGACCCTCCGCGTCAAACACGAGGGGATGAACCCCACCGGCTCGTTCAAGGACCGCGGCATGACCGTCGGCGTCCGCGTGGCGAAGGAACTCGGCGTCGGCCGCCTCGCCTGCGCCTCGACCGGCAACACCTCGGCCGCGCTCGCCGCCTACGGCGCGCGCGGCGGGATGGAGACGCTCGTGCTCCTCCCCGCCGGCAAGGTCGCCGCCGGGAAAATCGCGCAGGCGTCGCTCCACGACGCGCGCATCCTCGAAGTCGACGGGAACTTCGACTCCTGTCTCGACATCGTGCAGGACCTCGCCGCCCGCGGCGAGGCGTACCTCCTCAACTCGCTGAATCCCTTCCGCTTGGAGGGCCAGAAGACCATCGGCCTCGAAATCCTAGAGGAGTTCCACGAGGACTACGGTACCTACCCGGACCGCATCGTCCTCCCCGTCGGCAACGCGGGCAACACCTCCGCGCTCTACAAGGCGTTCCGCGAACTCGTTCAGTCGGGCGCGCTCGACGTCGACGACGTGCCGAAACTGACCGGCGTGCAGGCCGAGGGCGCGGCCCCGATGGTCGAGGCCGTCGAGAACGGCTGGGACGACACCCAGCGCTGGGAGGACGTCGAGACGCGCGCGACCGCCATCCGCATCGGCAACCCGGTCAACGCGCCGAAGGCGCTCCCGGGCATCCGCGAGACGGACGGCACGGCCGTCGCCGTCTCCGACGAGGAAATCACCGAGGCGCAGCGCGACCTCGCGGCCGAGGGCGTCGGCGTCGAACCCGCCTCCGCCGCCTCCGTCGCCGGCCTCCGCAAACTCCGCGCCGAGGGCGTCGTCTCCGAGGACGAACAGGTCGTCTGTCTCACGACGGGCCACCTGCTGAAGGACCCCGACGCGGCGTTCGAAGCGGGCGACGACCCCGAACCCGTCCCGAACGACACCGAAGCGGTCCTCGAACACCTCGCCGAGTAA
- a CDS encoding 2-oxo acid dehydrogenase subunit E2 encodes MALKEFKLPDVGEGVAEGELVTWHVAPGDEVTEDQVLAEVETDKALVDVPSPFNGTVKELLAEEGEVVPVGNVIITIQEDGDDEEAAETADADAEETADSDDAQASDTGGESDEDSGSGGRVFAPPSVRRLARELGVDLESVDGSGPSGRVTEGDVRAAAEDDGSEDEPSGPRSVQSNGKSATAKRDEGTSASASAAASAESADREQTLAAPATRALAKEEGVDLNAVPATEMRDGEAFVSPEAVQEYAQAQREAQAADAEAVSAEADAGTATAEATGEPEAAESAETGPGAGERVPYKGVRKAIGDQMQRSKYTAPHVTHHDEVDVTELVELRERLKPVAEERGSRLTYMPFVMKAVIAALKDFPYLNSQLDEENEEIVLRDEYNIGVAAATDAGLLVPVVHDADRKGMLELADEMNEKVEKARNRKISPGEMRGGTFTITNIGGIGGEYATPIINYPEVAILALGAIKDKPRVIDGEVVPRKVLTLSLSFDHRIVDGAQGARFTNRVKELLEDPKLLVLE; translated from the coding sequence ATGGCGCTCAAGGAATTCAAACTCCCCGACGTCGGCGAAGGCGTCGCGGAAGGCGAACTCGTAACGTGGCACGTCGCGCCGGGCGACGAGGTAACCGAAGACCAGGTGCTCGCGGAGGTCGAGACCGACAAGGCGCTCGTCGACGTGCCCTCGCCGTTCAACGGGACGGTGAAGGAACTCCTCGCCGAGGAGGGCGAGGTCGTCCCCGTCGGCAACGTCATCATCACCATTCAGGAGGATGGCGACGACGAGGAGGCCGCCGAGACCGCCGACGCGGACGCCGAGGAGACGGCCGACAGCGACGACGCGCAGGCGTCCGACACCGGCGGCGAGAGCGACGAGGACTCCGGATCCGGCGGACGCGTGTTCGCCCCGCCGAGCGTTCGACGGCTCGCCCGCGAACTCGGCGTCGACCTCGAATCCGTCGACGGCAGCGGCCCGAGCGGCCGCGTGACCGAAGGCGACGTTCGCGCCGCCGCGGAAGACGACGGCAGCGAGGACGAACCCAGCGGTCCGCGGAGCGTCCAGAGCAACGGGAAGTCCGCGACCGCGAAGCGCGACGAGGGAACGTCTGCGTCCGCGTCCGCCGCCGCGTCGGCCGAGAGCGCCGACCGCGAGCAGACGCTTGCCGCGCCCGCGACCCGCGCGCTGGCCAAGGAGGAGGGCGTCGACCTCAACGCCGTCCCCGCGACCGAGATGCGCGACGGCGAGGCGTTCGTCTCGCCCGAGGCCGTCCAGGAGTACGCGCAGGCCCAGCGCGAGGCGCAGGCCGCGGACGCCGAGGCGGTGTCCGCCGAGGCCGACGCCGGAACCGCGACCGCCGAGGCGACGGGCGAGCCGGAAGCGGCCGAGAGCGCCGAGACCGGCCCCGGTGCCGGCGAGCGCGTCCCCTACAAGGGCGTCCGCAAGGCCATCGGCGACCAGATGCAGCGCTCGAAGTACACCGCGCCGCACGTCACCCACCACGACGAGGTGGACGTGACCGAACTCGTCGAGCTGCGCGAGCGGCTCAAGCCGGTCGCCGAGGAGCGTGGCTCGCGGCTGACCTACATGCCGTTCGTGATGAAGGCCGTCATCGCGGCGCTGAAGGACTTCCCGTACCTCAACTCGCAACTCGACGAGGAGAACGAGGAAATCGTCCTGCGCGACGAGTACAACATCGGCGTCGCGGCCGCGACCGACGCCGGCCTGCTCGTCCCCGTCGTCCACGACGCGGACCGCAAGGGCATGCTCGAACTCGCCGACGAGATGAACGAGAAGGTCGAGAAGGCCCGCAACCGCAAGATTTCGCCCGGCGAGATGCGCGGCGGCACCTTCACCATCACCAACATCGGCGGCATCGGCGGCGAGTACGCGACGCCCATCATCAACTACCCCGAGGTGGCGATTCTCGCGCTCGGAGCCATCAAAGACAAGCCCCGGGTCATCGACGGTGAGGTCGTGCCGCGAAAAGTCCTCACCCTCTCGTTGTCGTTCGACCACCGCATCGTCGACGGCGCGCAGGGCGCTCGGTTCACGAACCGCGTGAAGGAACTGCTCGAAGACCCCAAGCTGTTGGTGTTAGAATAA
- the serB gene encoding phosphoserine phosphatase SerB yields the protein MRIIAFDFDGTLSDSEMTVLLGKKNGTADEMADITERAMNDEMSYAESLRSRARLLEGLEEELAEEAYGEVELRPGAADLIQRLRDYGHHVAIFTGGFERGVERALEKEGVEVDDIVSNRLPVKGGRLTGDVEGSLIEGTKDTALENHAAEHDVPMDRTVAVGDGANDLPMLEVAGLSVGFVPKDAVRPACDAVVASMDRLGKLFESHGILDADE from the coding sequence ATGCGCATCATCGCCTTCGACTTCGACGGCACGCTCTCGGACTCCGAGATGACGGTCCTCCTCGGCAAGAAGAACGGCACGGCCGACGAGATGGCCGACATCACCGAACGAGCCATGAACGACGAGATGAGCTACGCGGAGAGCCTCCGGTCGCGCGCCCGTCTTCTCGAAGGTCTCGAAGAGGAACTCGCAGAGGAAGCCTACGGCGAGGTCGAACTCCGCCCCGGCGCGGCCGACCTCATCCAACGCCTCCGCGACTACGGCCACCACGTCGCCATCTTCACCGGCGGGTTCGAACGCGGCGTCGAGCGCGCGCTCGAAAAGGAGGGCGTCGAGGTCGACGACATCGTCTCGAACCGCCTGCCCGTGAAGGGCGGCCGACTCACCGGCGACGTGGAGGGGTCGCTCATCGAAGGCACGAAAGACACGGCGCTGGAGAACCACGCCGCCGAACACGACGTGCCCATGGACCGAACGGTCGCGGTCGGCGACGGCGCGAACGACCTCCCGATGCTCGAAGTCGCCGGCCTCTCGGTCGGTTTCGTCCCCAAGGACGCGGTCCGACCGGCCTGCGACGCCGTCGTCGCCTCCATGGACCGACTCGGAAAGCTCTTCGAGAGCCACGGGATTCTCGACGCCGACGAGTAG
- a CDS encoding TRC40/GET3/ArsA family transport-energizing ATPase has translation MRKFVFFGGKGGVGKTTMSSAYAVKCARDGVRTLLVSTDPAHSTSDVFDQSFTDEPAAVTDEPNLDAMEIDPETEVRDHLMETKRAMGDQVSPAMVNEIDRQIEMAHQTPGAYESALFDRFIDVMRSADEYDRVVFDTSPTGGTLRLLSLPEYLDGWIQRLLHKRKESVKLFERAAIGNNEPRRMMDGDPIIARLEQRRDDFSFAKETLQDDAAFFLVVNPDELSLRETERAIDQLDDYGLDVRGLAVNRLTPEPDPDESGRGATFLRERVKTERERLDDLRENFSPPLVAAVETRVAEVKGDFLGEVADELDIDIEPDVQ, from the coding sequence ATGCGCAAATTCGTCTTCTTCGGCGGCAAAGGCGGCGTGGGCAAGACGACGATGTCGAGCGCCTACGCGGTCAAGTGCGCCCGCGACGGCGTCCGGACGCTCCTCGTCTCGACCGACCCCGCCCACAGCACGAGCGACGTGTTCGACCAGTCGTTCACCGACGAGCCCGCGGCCGTCACGGACGAGCCGAACCTCGACGCGATGGAAATCGACCCCGAGACCGAGGTCCGCGACCACCTCATGGAGACCAAGCGGGCGATGGGCGACCAGGTCAGCCCCGCGATGGTCAACGAGATTGACCGCCAGATAGAGATGGCCCACCAGACGCCCGGCGCGTACGAGTCGGCGCTGTTCGACCGCTTCATCGACGTGATGCGCTCCGCCGACGAGTACGACCGGGTCGTCTTCGACACCTCGCCGACCGGCGGGACGCTCCGACTGCTCTCCCTCCCGGAGTACCTCGACGGCTGGATTCAGCGGCTCCTCCACAAGCGCAAGGAGTCGGTCAAACTGTTCGAGCGCGCGGCCATCGGCAACAACGAACCGCGGCGGATGATGGACGGCGACCCCATCATCGCCCGCCTCGAACAGCGCCGCGACGACTTCTCGTTCGCCAAGGAGACGCTGCAGGACGACGCCGCGTTCTTCCTCGTCGTGAATCCCGACGAGCTATCGCTCCGCGAAACCGAGCGCGCAATCGACCAACTCGATGACTACGGCCTCGACGTGCGCGGCCTCGCGGTCAATCGCCTCACGCCTGAACCCGACCCCGACGAGTCGGGACGGGGCGCGACGTTCTTGCGCGAGCGAGTCAAGACAGAACGAGAGCGCCTCGACGACCTCCGCGAGAATTTTTCACCGCCACTCGTCGCCGCGGTCGAGACGCGGGTGGCCGAGGTCAAAGGCGACTTCCTCGGCGAGGTCGCGGACGAACTCGACATCGATATCGAACCCGACGTTCAGTAG
- a CDS encoding carbon starvation protein A has protein sequence MVQVIWLVVTVLALFTVGYLGYSRYLAQFVELDDSRETPAHKYEDGQEYVPAKKPVLLGHHYSSIAGGAPIVGPITAGVVWGWAPALAWIAIGNPLLGSVHDFVSLSSSLRHDGKSIGYIIGEYVGERGKNMLLWFAFLTIVLVVAVFALVVAIVFNAYPEAATASLVYIVLAVLFGVYLYQLNLPFLPGTLAFVVAMFVGVYAGIQFPIALFEPAARAPAETFVLFSGSGAWLPGASSFNGNTAAWVPLILVYGAIASALPVWVLLQPRDYLSSFLLYAGVGGALVAIVVGTFFTNPTQPLVTNLEPYYGFIGRSGAPLFPLLFITIACGTISGFHSLVSSGTTSKQLNKESDARVIGYGGMLGEGLLATVALATVAIIAPDVGGGIGLALPTFAAGGGVILSSFGIPTDFGGPFMALVLVSFLLTSTDTAVRLGRYMMEEIVGTPETPVEEFATNRYGNAFVQSLPAYILITSGSWLTLWQLFGGANQLLAALALLTATVWLANWDDSKQLLSTGLPMALMTTITSLGLLWLAFHDNLYAKFLNPEWMASAGTFAMVSAVVQIVLALVLVYLALSLAKIGYDNIKDARSSGGGGGGGRPQPSDD, from the coding sequence ATGGTACAAGTCATTTGGTTGGTCGTCACGGTACTCGCGTTGTTTACTGTCGGGTATCTCGGTTACTCCCGATATCTCGCGCAGTTCGTCGAACTCGACGACAGTCGTGAGACACCAGCGCACAAGTACGAAGACGGTCAAGAATACGTTCCGGCGAAAAAGCCGGTGTTACTGGGGCATCACTATTCGAGCATCGCAGGCGGCGCGCCGATTGTCGGTCCGATTACGGCGGGCGTGGTGTGGGGTTGGGCCCCCGCACTCGCGTGGATTGCCATCGGCAACCCGCTTCTCGGGAGCGTTCACGACTTCGTGTCGCTGTCGAGCAGTCTGCGACACGACGGAAAGTCTATCGGGTACATCATCGGCGAGTACGTCGGCGAGCGCGGCAAGAACATGCTGTTGTGGTTCGCGTTTCTCACCATCGTCCTCGTCGTCGCGGTGTTCGCCCTCGTGGTGGCCATCGTGTTCAACGCCTATCCGGAGGCCGCCACGGCGAGTCTGGTGTACATCGTCCTCGCGGTGCTGTTCGGCGTCTACCTCTACCAACTGAATCTCCCGTTCCTGCCGGGGACGCTCGCGTTCGTCGTGGCGATGTTCGTCGGCGTCTACGCGGGGATTCAGTTCCCGATTGCGCTGTTCGAACCCGCGGCCCGCGCGCCCGCCGAGACGTTCGTCCTGTTCTCCGGCTCCGGCGCGTGGCTCCCCGGTGCGAGTTCGTTCAACGGGAACACCGCGGCGTGGGTGCCGCTCATCCTCGTCTACGGGGCCATCGCTAGTGCCCTCCCGGTCTGGGTGCTCCTGCAACCGCGCGACTACCTCTCGTCGTTCCTGCTGTACGCGGGCGTCGGCGGCGCGCTCGTCGCTATCGTCGTGGGCACGTTCTTCACGAACCCGACCCAGCCGCTCGTGACGAACCTCGAACCGTACTACGGGTTCATCGGCCGCTCCGGCGCGCCGCTGTTCCCGCTTCTGTTCATCACCATCGCCTGCGGGACCATCAGCGGGTTCCACTCGCTCGTCTCGTCGGGCACGACCTCGAAGCAACTGAACAAGGAGTCCGACGCGCGCGTCATCGGCTACGGCGGCATGCTCGGCGAGGGTCTCCTCGCCACCGTCGCGCTGGCGACGGTCGCCATCATCGCGCCTGACGTGGGCGGCGGCATCGGCCTCGCCCTGCCGACGTTCGCGGCGGGCGGCGGCGTCATCCTGTCGAGCTTCGGCATCCCGACTGACTTCGGCGGGCCGTTCATGGCCCTCGTGCTGGTCAGTTTCCTCCTCACGTCGACTGACACGGCCGTGCGTCTCGGTCGCTACATGATGGAAGAAATCGTCGGGACGCCCGAGACGCCGGTCGAGGAGTTCGCGACCAACCGCTACGGCAACGCGTTCGTGCAGTCGCTGCCGGCGTACATCCTCATCACGAGCGGTTCGTGGCTGACGCTCTGGCAGCTGTTCGGCGGCGCGAACCAGCTGCTCGCCGCGCTGGCGCTCCTGACCGCGACCGTCTGGCTGGCCAACTGGGACGACTCCAAGCAGCTCCTCAGCACGGGCCTGCCGATGGCCCTCATGACGACTATCACGTCGCTGGGTCTGCTCTGGCTCGCGTTCCACGACAACCTCTACGCGAAGTTCCTGAACCCCGAGTGGATGGCGTCCGCGGGCACCTTCGCGATGGTGTCGGCGGTCGTCCAAATCGTCCTCGCGCTGGTGCTCGTCTACCTCGCGCTGTCGCTGGCGAAAATCGGCTACGACAACATCAAAGACGCCCGGAGTTCGGGTGGCGGCGGTGGCGGCGGTCGTCCGCAGCCGAGCGACGACTGA
- a CDS encoding cupin domain-containing protein, giving the protein MGYRVVDATAVEPADDRPCELRRIGGEGGLESVALNRFRAAPGEQVPLSYHYHTEQEEAFYVLSGTLFVETPDETFEVGADGLFVADPESPHRAYNPETADEPVELLALGSPAVSGDAVAYDPDEE; this is encoded by the coding sequence ATGGGATATCGCGTCGTGGACGCAACCGCCGTCGAACCCGCCGACGACCGCCCGTGCGAACTCCGCCGCATCGGCGGCGAGGGCGGCTTGGAGAGCGTCGCGCTCAACCGCTTCCGGGCTGCCCCCGGCGAGCAGGTGCCGCTTTCGTACCACTACCACACCGAACAGGAGGAGGCGTTCTACGTCCTCTCGGGGACGCTGTTCGTCGAGACGCCGGACGAGACGTTCGAAGTCGGCGCTGACGGCCTGTTCGTCGCCGACCCGGAGAGTCCCCACCGGGCGTACAACCCCGAGACGGCGGACGAGCCGGTCGAACTGCTCGCGCTCGGCTCGCCGGCCGTGTCGGGTGACGCGGTGGCCTACGACCCCGACGAGGAATGA
- a CDS encoding DUF5828 family protein: protein MEESISGFKRRGTWDEVVEHGERITRALRDADVDGAAFDDWDEWRPKSHERLGEDVNEKTAQQASVGEGEGEKAGKTPNDDLKTAGEKLSRSYEKVEEGDNEGAVESWQDSINYVARAADSAGRKALRKVEDTVYRNVMTQLAPYYFDNELVSANIQRVGRGTGDERFVFEVNVNDDELKSKVSETLRGFEDEIDRWHIDTPKETEVAEVVEGVEVPTTDEEHRSKSTTN, encoded by the coding sequence ATGGAAGAGAGCATCTCCGGGTTCAAACGCCGTGGCACCTGGGACGAGGTCGTCGAACACGGGGAGCGAATCACCCGCGCACTCCGCGACGCCGACGTCGACGGCGCCGCATTCGACGACTGGGACGAGTGGCGACCCAAGTCCCACGAGCGCCTCGGTGAGGACGTAAACGAGAAGACGGCCCAGCAGGCGAGCGTCGGCGAGGGCGAGGGCGAGAAGGCGGGCAAGACGCCCAACGACGACCTCAAGACGGCGGGGGAGAAGCTCTCTCGGTCCTACGAGAAGGTCGAGGAGGGCGACAACGAGGGAGCCGTCGAGTCGTGGCAGGACTCCATCAACTACGTCGCCCGCGCGGCCGACTCCGCCGGTCGCAAGGCGCTTCGGAAGGTCGAGGACACGGTCTACCGCAACGTGATGACCCAGTTGGCCCCGTACTACTTCGACAACGAACTCGTGAGCGCGAACATCCAGCGGGTCGGCCGCGGCACCGGCGACGAGCGGTTCGTCTTCGAGGTGAACGTCAACGACGACGAACTGAAGTCGAAGGTGTCGGAGACGCTGCGGGGCTTCGAGGACGAAATCGACCGCTGGCACATCGACACGCCGAAAGAGACCGAGGTCGCGGAGGTCGTCGAGGGCGTGGAGGTCCCGACGACGGACGAGGAACACCGGTCCAAGTCCACGACGAACTGA